The Hallerella porci region ACGCCCCGAAGGCCCGATTAAATGAACTAATTTTCTAGAAAAGACATAACAGTCTTGCCCATTCAAATACGGCTCGCCCATTTTAAAAATTTGCAGAACCAAATCAATGGGGGACTCGTGAAAAATAAATGCGGGCCATAACGTTGCCAACGAACAAATACCCACAACAATCGCAATGCTTTTGAATTTGTGCGAAAACAAAAGCGGGAAAATAAAAAGCGCACCGATTTGCGGTTTAATCATTAAAACAGCCCAAGCGAGCCCGAGAAGAATTTGACGATTGCGCTGCATCGCTTGGCAAAAGACAAACATGGCGACAAGTAAAAGCGGGCTATAATTCAATAAATCAATTACCCGAAAGAAAGGGTCAAAAATGCTCATCGCAAGAATTTCCCAGAAAATAATGCGGTCTAAAATTCCAGGCGGAGCCCACTTGGACAAATACCGCAAAAAGAAAAAGAAAATCGCTAAATAGGAAAAAAAGAAAATTCCTGCACAAACAATTTTCGGAAAATAAGGATACCACCAAAAAAATGTGAAATGCCACGGTGGATAGTAATGCACTTTTTCTTCTTTTCCGTTGCAGTTTGATTTCATATCGGGGCGATACCAACCGCAATATTTTTCATGTTCGATTTCGTGATTCCAAACATAAAACGGATTGATGCCTTCGTGCGCCAAACTCACTTCGTTATAACGCATTTGAAGATCAGTAAAATCAAAAGTAATCGAAGAAAGTTTGGGTGGCAACATTCCATAAAGACAAATTCCAAGCAACACCGCAAAGATGATTTTCCAAGATTTCCAGTTAATTGTCGAAGAATGCGCCATTCAAAATCCTAAAAAAAATTGAGTAAAAAATTCCCTTATTTTGCGTGGAAAATTATAAACTTCCCGAGAACTTGTAAAGATGACCAAAAATGCTGGAACCTACGTAAAGTTGCAAGATGCGTATATTTCGGAAACGAGCGATTCCATTGGTAGCTGGAAGGCTATCGGTTATCAAATGAATAACTCTTCTGTGTTCACATATGACGGATCAGAAAATAATACTGTACTCCTTACTGCCGGAATGCAAAACGCTTGGGTTGCAAAAAGCAATGTTGCTTTGAACGATTGCGCAAAAGGCAAGAAGTGGACGCTTAATGTAATAGCGAACGAAACAACAGGTGGTTCTGCAGTTTATACAGCAGTCATCGAAGATGGATCTAACTGCCGTCAGCTCACCCCGAGCTTTGAAAAGTTGACTACTAAGACTAGCGATTAATCTAACTTTTCACAAGTTACACAATACGCGCCCGAAGTTTCGGGAGCGTATTTGCATTTAAAACAAAAAATCCTAGCCCCGAAAGGCTAGGATTTAAGCTTTTAACGCAAAGGGTAATTACTTACCAATCTTGTCAAAGGACGGGGTCAAAGCAGTGCAACCTGCGTCGCCCTGATCTCCGCCAACTTTTGCGGTAAAGATTGCGTCACCAGCAGCTGCGTTTCCACTAGACGCGGCAGCCTTTTTCATAGCAATAGTCCATTTGCTTTTAGCCCCGCAGTCATTTAACTGAACATTATTTTCTGCAGTCCAACCAATTTTGTCTTGTTCAGGTAAGTCCGCTTTAGCTTCAACACCATCGGTATAAGAGAAATTGGTTGTTTTAGATGAAGTCGCAGTGACATTGCCCGGGCCCTTGTAACCGATCAAAGCCCAAGTACCGATGCTACCATCTTCCGAGATGTAGGCTTGTTGCAACTTTACGTAGGTTGAGATGATTTTGGTTAAAAATGAGGATTTTAAGAATGGAATTTTGCTATTAAAATTCGTCCGCTAAATTTCTAAAAATGCGATTTTGCGCTCAAAATTTGCCTCAAAATTTCGCATTTCCCTGCGCGGCTTCGCCGCCATTATTTCAATTGTGCATTGGCTAATAATGCATAATTGATAATGAACAATTAACAATTATAAAGTTAGGCAGCTTCGCTGCTATTTATAACAAGCGCGCCAAAGGCGCGCCTAATTCTCAATTGTTAATTATGCATATATATCATCAATTCCTCATAAAAAAGAACCGCTTTCGCGGTTCTTTTTTTACAAGGCTTTGATTTCGTCGATTGAGAGACCTGTGACTTTTGCAATGGTCTTAATCGGAATTCCCTCTTTCAAGAAGCCTTTGGCGAGGGAAAGTTTTTCTTGCAGAATGCCCTTGGAAAGTCCTTCCGCTTTGCCTTTTCCTAAAGCCGTTTTTGTAGCTTCAGCGAGCCTTTGGCGAAAGACATCGCCGGCGCTGACGAAACCGTACTTTTGTCCAATGCTTACGAATGCCA contains the following coding sequences:
- a CDS encoding glycosyltransferase 87 family protein → MAHSSTINWKSWKIIFAVLLGICLYGMLPPKLSSITFDFTDLQMRYNEVSLAHEGINPFYVWNHEIEHEKYCGWYRPDMKSNCNGKEEKVHYYPPWHFTFFWWYPYFPKIVCAGIFFFSYLAIFFFFLRYLSKWAPPGILDRIIFWEILAMSIFDPFFRVIDLLNYSPLLLVAMFVFCQAMQRNRQILLGLAWAVLMIKPQIGALFIFPLLFSHKFKSIAIVVGICSLATLWPAFIFHESPIDLVLQIFKMGEPYLNGQDCYVFSRKLVHLIGPSGRFIWAAFCVILCGSLCFFVSKNSIDTYSHFAGFTLLPDCQLL